The following proteins are encoded in a genomic region of Aquifex aeolicus VF5:
- a CDS encoding Piwi domain-containing protein, protein MGKEALLNLYRIEYRPKDTTFTVFKPTHEIQKEKLNKVRWRVFLQTGLPTFRREDEFWCAGKVEKDTLYLTLSNGEIVELKRVGEEEFRGFQNERECQELFRDFLTKTKVKDKFISDFYKKFRDKITVQGKNRKIALIPEVNEKVLKSEEGYFLLHLDLKFRIQPFETLQTLLERNDFNPKRIRVKPIGIDFVGRVQDVFKAKEKGEEFFRLCMERSTHKSSKKAWEELLKNRELREKAFLVVLEKGYTYPATILKPVLTYENLEDEERNEVADIVRMEPGKRLNLIRYILRRYVKALRDYGWYISPEEERAKGKLNFKDTVLDAKGKNTKVITNLRKFLELCRPFVKKDVLSVEIISVSVYKKLEWRKEEFLKELINFLKNKGIKLKIKGKSLILAQTREEAKEKLIPVINKIKDVDLVIVFLEEYPKVDPYKSFLLYDFVKRELLKKMIPSQVILNRTLKNENLKFVLLNVAEQVLAKTGNIPYKLKEIEGKVDAFVGIDISRITRDGKTVNAVAFTKIFNSKGELVRYYLTSYPAFGEKLTEKAIGDVFSLLEKLGFKKGSKIVVHRDGRLYRDEVAAFKKYGELYGYSLELLEIIKRNNPRFFSNEKFIKGYFYKLSEDSVILATYNQVYEGTHQPIKVRKVYGELPVEVLCSQILSLTLMNYSSFQPIKLPATVHYSDKITKLMLRGIEPIKKEGDIMYWL, encoded by the coding sequence ATGGGAAAGGAAGCTCTTTTAAACCTTTACCGCATTGAGTACAGACCGAAAGACACCACGTTTACAGTTTTCAAGCCCACGCACGAAATCCAGAAGGAGAAATTAAACAAAGTAAGGTGGAGGGTATTCTTACAAACTGGACTCCCTACCTTCAGGAGAGAGGACGAGTTCTGGTGTGCTGGAAAAGTAGAAAAGGATACCCTTTACTTAACTCTGAGTAATGGAGAAATTGTGGAACTGAAAAGAGTGGGTGAAGAAGAATTCAGGGGATTTCAAAATGAACGAGAATGTCAGGAACTGTTCAGGGACTTTCTCACCAAAACGAAGGTAAAAGATAAGTTTATAAGTGATTTTTACAAAAAGTTCAGGGACAAAATTACGGTTCAGGGGAAAAACAGAAAAATAGCCCTGATTCCGGAAGTGAACGAAAAGGTATTAAAGAGCGAGGAAGGATACTTTTTATTGCACCTAGACTTAAAGTTCAGGATTCAACCCTTTGAAACGCTCCAGACGTTACTTGAAAGAAACGACTTTAATCCGAAGAGAATCAGAGTAAAACCCATAGGCATAGACTTTGTGGGAAGGGTTCAAGACGTGTTCAAGGCAAAAGAAAAAGGCGAAGAATTTTTCAGGTTATGTATGGAAAGATCAACTCACAAAAGTTCAAAGAAAGCTTGGGAGGAACTCCTTAAAAATAGAGAGCTTAGGGAAAAGGCTTTTTTAGTCGTTCTCGAAAAGGGATACACGTATCCGGCGACAATTTTAAAACCCGTGCTCACCTACGAAAACCTTGAGGATGAAGAAAGGAACGAAGTTGCAGATATAGTAAGAATGGAACCAGGTAAAAGGTTAAATCTTATAAGGTACATTCTGAGGAGGTATGTGAAAGCTCTTCGGGATTACGGATGGTACATATCTCCAGAAGAAGAAAGGGCTAAAGGAAAATTGAATTTCAAGGATACGGTACTTGACGCAAAGGGGAAAAACACGAAAGTAATAACGAACCTTAGAAAATTCTTGGAACTTTGCAGACCTTTCGTTAAAAAGGATGTGCTTTCTGTAGAAATTATTTCCGTTTCTGTATATAAAAAACTCGAATGGAGAAAAGAGGAATTTTTGAAGGAATTAATAAACTTTCTGAAAAATAAAGGAATAAAGCTTAAGATTAAAGGAAAAAGTTTAATCCTCGCCCAGACGAGAGAAGAGGCAAAGGAAAAACTAATACCCGTAATTAACAAAATAAAAGATGTTGACCTTGTGATAGTCTTTTTAGAAGAGTACCCGAAGGTAGACCCTTACAAAAGCTTTCTCCTTTACGACTTTGTAAAACGGGAACTGCTGAAAAAGATGATACCTTCCCAGGTAATCCTCAACAGGACTCTTAAAAATGAAAATCTGAAGTTTGTTTTGCTCAATGTAGCGGAGCAGGTGCTCGCAAAAACTGGAAACATTCCGTACAAGCTGAAGGAAATAGAAGGAAAAGTGGACGCCTTTGTGGGGATAGATATAAGCAGGATAACGAGGGACGGGAAAACCGTAAACGCAGTAGCATTCACAAAAATTTTTAACTCAAAAGGTGAACTCGTAAGGTACTATCTCACGTCTTACCCTGCATTCGGTGAAAAGTTAACGGAAAAAGCTATAGGGGATGTATTCTCACTCCTTGAAAAGCTTGGTTTCAAAAAAGGCAGTAAGATCGTCGTTCACAGGGATGGAAGACTGTACAGAGATGAAGTTGCAGCCTTTAAAAAATACGGAGAACTTTACGGTTATTCCCTTGAACTCCTTGAAATTATAAAGAGGAACAATCCGAGATTTTTCTCAAATGAAAAATTCATAAAGGGATATTTTTACAAACTTTCCGAGGATTCCGTAATTTTGGCAACCTACAATCAAGTTTACGAAGGGACACACCAGCCCATAAAGGTGAGAAAGGTCTACGGAGAACTCCCCGTAGAAGTCCTTTGCTCTCAAATCCTGAGTTTAACTTTGATGAATTACTCTTCATTTCAGCCGATAAAACTCCCAGCAACGGTTCACTACTCAGACAAAATCACTAAATTGATGCTGAGGGGTATAGAACCCATTAAAAAGGAAGGTGATATTATGTACTGGCTTTAA
- a CDS encoding NUDIX domain-containing protein, whose amino-acid sequence MGFNVKTPLLATDVIIRLWDGENFKGIVLIERKYPPVGLALPGGFVEVGERVEEAAAREMREETGLEVRLHKLMGVYSDPERDPRAHVVSVVWIGDAQGEPKAGSDAKKVKVYRLEEIPLDKLVFDHKKIILDFLKGNY is encoded by the coding sequence ATGGGCTTTAACGTAAAAACGCCTCTTCTCGCCACGGACGTAATTATCAGACTGTGGGACGGGGAAAATTTCAAAGGAATAGTCCTCATAGAGAGAAAGTACCCTCCCGTAGGACTTGCACTGCCTGGCGGATTTGTAGAAGTAGGGGAGAGGGTAGAGGAAGCCGCCGCAAGGGAAATGAGGGAAGAAACGGGTCTTGAAGTCCGTTTACATAAATTGATGGGTGTTTATTCTGATCCTGAAAGAGATCCGAGGGCACACGTGGTGTCGGTTGTGTGGATAGGAGACGCTCAGGGGGAGCCGAAGGCGGGAAGTGACGCCAAAAAGGTAAAAGTGTACAGGCTCGAAGAAATCCCTCTTGACAAACTTGTGTTTGACCATAAGAAAATAATCTTGGACTTTTTAAAGGGAAATTACTGA
- a CDS encoding DegQ family serine endoprotease: protein MRKFLLPFLLIISVTFSSTLKDLEEDIVKLVNKVAPSVVTIFVIKEEKSIFPMPEFPFDFPFRFREPFTRKERSLGSGVIVKYDEDKKVVYILTNAHVVKNGVRILVKLDRHTEKKGEIVGIDTKTDIAVVKISTRGINDIEDRIAKLGDSDNLKVGQIVFAIGNPYGLERTVTMGVISALRRSIGITQYESFIQTDAAINPGNSGGPLINVEGEVIGINTAIIAGAQGLGFAIPINLAKWVMEQIIEHGKVIRGWLGVVIQDITPDISEALGIKEGVLVAQVVPGSPADKAGLKVGDVIVEVNGKKIEDARDLQFTIMKMKPGTKAVLKVIRNGKEKEITVIIGQYPEEGVSREGKATPENLGLLLRDLTLKEKQEAGVPYGVLVEGIYPDSPAEYSGLQPGDIILKVNNRPVRSVREFYEIINRLKEMGRSKALLLVRRGDRNIFITLDLE from the coding sequence ATGAGAAAGTTCTTACTCCCTTTCCTATTGATAATTTCAGTAACTTTTTCCAGCACCCTAAAAGACCTGGAGGAAGATATAGTAAAACTCGTAAACAAGGTAGCTCCCTCGGTAGTGACGATATTCGTTATAAAGGAAGAAAAGAGTATATTCCCCATGCCTGAGTTTCCCTTTGACTTTCCCTTCAGGTTCAGAGAACCTTTTACGAGAAAGGAACGTTCTCTCGGAAGTGGTGTAATCGTCAAGTACGACGAAGATAAAAAAGTTGTATACATACTTACAAACGCCCACGTTGTAAAGAACGGAGTGAGGATACTCGTAAAACTGGACAGGCACACTGAAAAGAAGGGGGAAATAGTAGGGATAGACACGAAAACCGATATAGCCGTGGTGAAAATTTCTACAAGAGGTATAAACGATATAGAGGATAGGATCGCGAAACTCGGGGATTCGGACAACTTAAAGGTTGGGCAGATAGTTTTTGCCATAGGAAATCCTTACGGTCTTGAAAGGACGGTAACGATGGGCGTTATATCCGCACTAAGGAGGAGCATAGGGATAACCCAGTACGAGAGCTTTATACAGACAGATGCGGCTATAAATCCGGGAAATTCAGGAGGTCCGCTCATAAACGTTGAGGGAGAAGTCATAGGAATAAACACGGCTATAATAGCCGGTGCTCAGGGACTTGGTTTTGCCATACCCATAAACCTCGCCAAGTGGGTAATGGAACAGATAATAGAACACGGCAAAGTAATAAGGGGATGGCTCGGTGTTGTTATTCAGGACATAACTCCCGACATATCCGAAGCCCTTGGTATTAAGGAAGGTGTCCTAGTTGCACAGGTAGTTCCCGGCAGTCCCGCGGACAAGGCTGGCTTAAAAGTCGGTGACGTTATAGTGGAGGTAAACGGAAAGAAGATAGAGGACGCGAGGGATCTCCAGTTCACGATTATGAAGATGAAACCGGGAACGAAAGCGGTACTCAAAGTAATAAGGAATGGAAAAGAAAAGGAAATTACCGTAATAATAGGTCAGTATCCCGAAGAGGGAGTATCCAGAGAGGGTAAGGCGACTCCTGAAAACCTCGGACTCCTTTTAAGGGACCTGACGTTAAAGGAAAAACAGGAGGCGGGAGTTCCCTACGGAGTGCTCGTTGAGGGAATTTATCCAGACTCCCCCGCGGAGTACAGCGGACTCCAACCCGGGGACATAATACTTAAGGTAAACAACCGTCCCGTAAGGAGCGTCAGAGAATTTTACGAGATAATTAACAGATTAAAGGAAATGGGAAGGTCTAAGGCTCTGCTCCTTGTAAGGAGGGGTGACAGAAATATCTTTATAACTCTGGACTTAGAGTGA
- a CDS encoding sigma-70 family RNA polymerase sigma factor encodes MIPDTEQELINQYLKKISKIPLLTPEEEKELARRAKQGDKEALKKLVESNLRFVVSVAKQYIGYGLPFSELIAAGNLGLLEAAKRFDPDRGVKFISYAVWWIRQAIMQALSQQTGAVRIPLKQSHIINKISHIYGELSKKLEREPSPEEIAEELSKQMIAKELEKELGREPTEEEIEERFKKEGYKITPEEVEKYLQVCRVPLSLDAPVGENEDTFFIDFLSKHGTAEVEEKVIQEVIQKEIDDLLSKLTDKERKVIELRFGLKGNEPKTLREIGEILGLSRERVRQLETRALRKLRSLAMKRHLKDFLS; translated from the coding sequence ATGATACCAGATACAGAGCAAGAACTTATAAATCAGTACTTGAAGAAAATTTCAAAGATACCGCTCCTCACACCGGAAGAGGAGAAGGAGCTGGCGAGGAGGGCTAAACAGGGGGACAAAGAAGCTCTAAAAAAACTCGTGGAGTCTAACCTCAGGTTCGTGGTGAGCGTTGCAAAGCAATACATAGGTTACGGTCTTCCTTTTTCCGAATTAATCGCCGCGGGAAACCTCGGTCTTCTGGAAGCCGCTAAACGCTTTGACCCCGACAGAGGGGTTAAGTTCATCTCTTACGCGGTATGGTGGATAAGACAGGCGATAATGCAGGCACTCTCTCAACAAACGGGGGCTGTAAGAATACCCCTGAAACAGTCCCACATAATCAACAAGATTTCACACATATACGGAGAACTTTCAAAGAAACTAGAAAGAGAACCCTCTCCAGAAGAAATAGCTGAAGAGCTAAGCAAACAGATGATAGCGAAGGAACTGGAAAAGGAACTCGGCAGAGAACCTACCGAAGAGGAAATAGAAGAAAGGTTCAAAAAGGAAGGATACAAAATTACCCCCGAAGAAGTTGAGAAGTACCTTCAGGTTTGCAGAGTTCCCCTCTCTCTGGATGCTCCCGTAGGCGAAAACGAAGACACCTTCTTCATAGACTTTTTGAGCAAACACGGGACTGCGGAAGTGGAGGAAAAAGTAATACAGGAAGTAATACAGAAGGAAATAGACGACCTCCTGAGCAAGCTGACGGATAAAGAGAGGAAGGTAATAGAACTCAGGTTCGGCCTTAAGGGAAACGAACCCAAGACCTTAAGGGAAATAGGTGAGATACTCGGACTCTCCAGAGAAAGGGTAAGACAGTTGGAAACAAGAGCCCTGAGGAAATTGAGAAGTCTTGCGATGAAGAGGCACTTAAAAGACTTCCTTAGCTGA
- a CDS encoding FIST N-terminal domain-containing protein, whose protein sequence is MKCVVYGSKSPVLHQALEEVKRKFLEEKILTDFDFMIISLNYKYPYENLHRDLVKIFDISSDAYFGFHSTETIEETEIHDGLAVCFIKFENRGRLKVYWDSGISDYMSNGLLQRLVEYLEENKNNLNVFFSAWEDKNLGLFIEDLGRILGQKGFYPNLVGGVSSGRKFNGELRTFQFYKGKVIKDGFGILTFENVEFTLGISLGFKPISPIYEVRKADNYKVYEVDSRVPFKRIVENFLTGLEKKIEYLWYCPIVLVEERRGIRKGAENL, encoded by the coding sequence ATGAAGTGCGTAGTTTACGGTTCAAAAAGTCCGGTTCTTCACCAGGCCCTCGAAGAGGTAAAGAGAAAATTTCTGGAGGAAAAGATACTCACGGACTTTGACTTTATGATAATTTCCCTCAATTACAAGTATCCCTACGAGAACCTGCACAGGGATTTGGTAAAGATATTTGACATCAGTTCGGACGCTTATTTTGGTTTTCACTCAACCGAGACCATAGAGGAGACGGAAATTCACGACGGTTTGGCGGTGTGTTTTATAAAGTTTGAAAACAGGGGAAGGTTAAAGGTTTACTGGGACAGCGGTATAAGCGATTACATGTCTAACGGATTACTCCAGAGATTAGTGGAATACCTTGAGGAAAACAAGAACAACTTAAACGTTTTCTTTTCCGCTTGGGAAGACAAAAATTTGGGACTCTTTATAGAGGACCTCGGGAGGATTCTGGGACAGAAAGGCTTTTACCCGAACTTAGTAGGCGGAGTATCCTCAGGTAGGAAATTTAACGGAGAACTCAGAACTTTTCAGTTCTACAAAGGAAAGGTAATAAAGGACGGATTCGGAATACTTACCTTTGAAAATGTTGAGTTTACGCTCGGTATATCCCTCGGTTTTAAACCGATAAGTCCCATTTACGAGGTGAGAAAAGCTGATAACTACAAAGTTTACGAAGTAGACAGCCGAGTTCCCTTTAAAAGGATAGTAGAAAATTTTCTAACTGGACTTGAGAAGAAGATAGAGTACCTCTGGTACTGTCCCATAGTTCTGGTTGAAGAACGAAGAGGGATACGTAAGGGTGCAGAGAACCTTTAA
- a CDS encoding FIST C-terminal domain-containing protein — protein MKNEEGYVRVQRTFKEIGEDWVEFFAPVHEGDKFALSFGTPEMLLQSTQKEINKMKEKIKYPELTFNFSCIARQYVLEDKKEEENILISQNFDSPLFGFATYGEIGPDKDFRKVKLYNETATIVSLKEKEVCGKT, from the coding sequence TTGAAGAACGAAGAGGGATACGTAAGGGTGCAGAGAACCTTTAAAGAGATAGGAGAGGACTGGGTAGAGTTTTTCGCACCGGTTCATGAAGGTGATAAATTTGCCCTTTCCTTCGGAACGCCCGAAATGCTCCTTCAAAGCACACAAAAAGAAATAAACAAGATGAAAGAAAAGATAAAGTATCCCGAACTCACTTTTAACTTCTCTTGTATAGCGAGGCAGTATGTACTTGAGGATAAGAAGGAAGAAGAGAATATCCTCATATCTCAGAACTTTGACTCCCCACTTTTCGGCTTTGCTACTTACGGGGAGATAGGACCCGATAAGGACTTCAGAAAGGTAAAGCTTTACAACGAAACTGCAACCATTGTATCTTTAAAGGAGAAGGAGGTATGCGGGAAGACGTAA
- a CDS encoding class I SAM-dependent methyltransferase — MAHKFDPSKIKKLDDPSRLELFDPEKVLKEFGLKEGMTVLDVGTGAGFYLPYLSKMVGEKGKVYAIDVQEEMVNYAWEKVNKLGLKNVEVLKSEENKIPLPDNTVDFIFMAFTFHELSEPLKFLEELKRVAKPFAYLAIIDWKKEERDKGPPPEEVYSEWEVGLILEDAGIRVGRVVEVGKYCFGVYAMIVKQEEENPLMNVPFKIPPGL, encoded by the coding sequence ATGGCACACAAGTTTGACCCTTCAAAAATAAAGAAGCTAGATGACCCTTCCCGTTTAGAACTCTTTGACCCCGAGAAAGTTTTAAAAGAGTTCGGACTGAAGGAAGGTATGACTGTCCTTGACGTAGGAACGGGAGCGGGATTTTACCTCCCTTACCTTTCTAAGATGGTAGGAGAAAAGGGAAAGGTCTACGCCATAGACGTTCAGGAGGAAATGGTAAATTACGCATGGGAAAAGGTAAATAAACTCGGTCTGAAAAACGTGGAAGTCCTCAAGTCTGAAGAGAATAAAATACCCCTTCCTGATAACACAGTCGACTTTATATTCATGGCTTTTACCTTTCACGAGCTTTCCGAACCACTTAAGTTCTTAGAAGAGTTGAAGAGAGTGGCAAAGCCCTTTGCCTACCTTGCCATTATAGACTGGAAGAAGGAGGAGAGGGACAAAGGACCCCCGCCGGAAGAAGTTTACTCCGAATGGGAAGTTGGATTAATTCTGGAGGACGCAGGTATAAGAGTTGGAAGAGTTGTTGAAGTAGGAAAGTACTGTTTCGGAGTTTACGCAATGATAGTGAAGCAGGAGGAGGAAAATCCCCTTATGAACGTTCCCTTTAAGATACCGCCCGGTCTTTAG
- a CDS encoding RNA-guided endonuclease InsQ/TnpB family protein produces MQTLTLEISTTKRSVLNKLKRASLTFQQFKNLLYLCLLEYYKNTKDVKPFLSVSFLEKFVKGKENLPFENEKIKSYREKLKELWEKEIGSDTVKALARQVSKEVKSVLEKWKKGERAFLPRPRKLKKVHKFTVPTNPNMLVDKRKLKRRRENSIVVRLGISFGAVKVKIPQGINIRDVKITWYEDTEVIFRISYEVPKAQKELLKEKWLSIDLGVRNLVSCISNDENLRSFIVDGNPLKSFNQWVNKLSAKLRSEGKERLERKLWRYRKKRIKGFFHQVANLIVRVCLERGIGRVIIPNSLNEEYQKDSEKGARFNQEFRFIPLGELVKMIEYKCELCGIEVVKEDESWTSKVSSVSGNIEVLKEEIPEGEVKKLKFEGRRIKRGLFRDRRLKKVFNADLNGALNLAIKALGKKVREEFLSLRNWLDKLSRPVKVNLFRYPASLPVLWEIAGSKSCSPKGDSEGHFAGSVSDLITFAHF; encoded by the coding sequence ATGCAAACTCTGACACTTGAAATATCAACTACAAAGAGAAGCGTTCTAAATAAACTCAAAAGAGCGAGCCTAACCTTTCAACAATTCAAAAACCTTCTATACCTTTGCTTGCTTGAATACTATAAAAACACGAAAGACGTAAAACCTTTCCTGAGTGTTTCTTTCCTTGAGAAGTTCGTAAAGGGAAAGGAAAACCTACCTTTTGAAAACGAGAAAATTAAAAGCTACAGGGAAAAGCTAAAAGAACTCTGGGAAAAAGAGATAGGTTCAGATACGGTAAAAGCTCTCGCTCGTCAGGTTTCAAAAGAAGTAAAAAGCGTCCTTGAAAAATGGAAGAAGGGAGAAAGAGCTTTCCTCCCGAGACCAAGAAAACTCAAGAAGGTTCATAAATTCACAGTTCCTACAAATCCCAATATGTTAGTGGACAAAAGAAAACTAAAGAGAAGAAGGGAAAACTCCATAGTGGTTAGACTCGGAATTTCTTTCGGAGCTGTAAAGGTGAAAATTCCTCAGGGGATAAATATCCGAGATGTAAAGATAACTTGGTACGAAGATACAGAGGTTATATTCAGGATAAGCTACGAAGTTCCGAAAGCTCAAAAGGAACTCCTAAAGGAAAAGTGGTTGAGTATAGACTTAGGAGTAAGAAACCTCGTTTCCTGCATTTCAAATGACGAAAATTTAAGAAGTTTTATAGTTGACGGAAATCCATTAAAGTCGTTCAACCAGTGGGTAAACAAACTAAGTGCGAAACTAAGGAGTGAGGGAAAAGAAAGACTTGAAAGAAAACTGTGGAGATACAGGAAAAAGAGGATAAAGGGATTTTTCCATCAGGTGGCAAACCTGATAGTGAGAGTTTGCCTTGAGAGAGGGATAGGGAGAGTAATAATTCCGAATTCTTTGAACGAAGAATATCAAAAGGATAGCGAAAAGGGAGCGAGGTTCAATCAGGAGTTCAGGTTTATACCACTTGGAGAGCTTGTGAAAATGATAGAGTACAAGTGTGAGCTTTGTGGTATAGAAGTGGTAAAAGAAGACGAGAGCTGGACTTCAAAGGTTTCGTCGGTAAGCGGGAACATAGAAGTTTTGAAGGAAGAAATACCTGAAGGAGAAGTTAAGAAGCTGAAGTTTGAAGGAAGAAGGATAAAGAGAGGTCTTTTTAGAGACCGAAGACTAAAAAAGGTATTTAATGCGGATTTGAACGGAGCACTAAATTTAGCGATAAAAGCGTTAGGTAAGAAAGTAAGGGAAGAGTTTTTGAGTTTAAGGAACTGGTTAGACAAATTGTCAAGACCTGTGAAGGTAAATTTATTCAGGTATCCTGCGAGTCTCCCGGTTCTTTGGGAGATAGCGGGTAGTAAATCCTGTTCCCCAAAAGGGGACAGCGAAGGACACTTTGCGGGAAGTGTATCAGATTTAATTACCTTTGCTCATTTCTGA
- a CDS encoding sulfite exporter TauE/SafE family protein, producing the protein MELLLFIWGIVVGTVFSTVGAAGGILAGFGHISLFGINVANSVKVMNQILVIISTLISVPTYWKQGRLIFILGGLLGIGSVIGAIVGSTLSYTYLSGLKAYKFLFGIFTLIVAFKVFHDVFVKERERVKSIDKDLKEGKERRVKVLKRSMKEVEFSFLGKKYSFNPILPVLAGFVVAVISSALGVGGGFLLVPFMVSVLKVPMYLVPGTSAFAVLITTTISMLNYIKLGAVVYWKVIFAEALGVIVGSFIGPHISHILGERRLRLLLGFILLGIGLKYIFIR; encoded by the coding sequence ATGGAACTTCTCCTGTTTATCTGGGGAATAGTGGTGGGCACAGTATTCTCAACGGTGGGAGCTGCAGGTGGGATACTCGCGGGCTTCGGGCACATATCCCTTTTTGGCATAAACGTAGCAAACTCAGTCAAAGTCATGAACCAGATACTCGTGATAATATCCACACTCATTTCCGTTCCCACATACTGGAAACAGGGAAGGTTAATCTTTATTCTCGGAGGACTGCTCGGTATCGGTAGTGTCATAGGAGCTATCGTCGGTTCTACACTCTCCTACACCTACCTTTCGGGTTTAAAAGCCTACAAATTCCTTTTTGGTATTTTTACGCTAATAGTAGCCTTTAAAGTTTTCCACGACGTGTTTGTAAAGGAAAGAGAAAGAGTAAAGAGCATAGACAAAGATTTGAAGGAAGGCAAGGAAAGAAGGGTAAAGGTGCTAAAGAGAAGCATGAAAGAAGTAGAGTTTTCCTTTCTCGGGAAGAAATACTCTTTCAATCCAATTCTCCCCGTTCTGGCCGGCTTTGTGGTTGCGGTTATATCCTCCGCCCTAGGCGTAGGAGGGGGCTTCCTACTAGTTCCCTTTATGGTTTCCGTTCTGAAAGTTCCCATGTACCTTGTTCCGGGAACGAGTGCTTTTGCAGTTTTAATAACGACTACGATCAGTATGCTCAACTACATAAAGCTCGGGGCTGTGGTTTACTGGAAGGTAATCTTTGCGGAAGCACTCGGGGTTATAGTGGGCTCTTTCATAGGCCCCCACATTTCCCACATTCTGGGCGAAAGGAGGCTCAGACTTTTACTCGGCTTCATACTCCTCGGTATAGGACTTAAGTATATCTTTATAAGATGA
- a CDS encoding pseudouridine synthase: MMEVRINKFLSEAGVASRRKAEKLILEGRVKVNGEVVRSLGVKVNPEVDIVEVDGKPVKPQRKRYIILNKPCCYLTQLGRSPDGRKTIEELIKDIPERVFPVGRLDYNTEGLLILTNDGELANRILHPRYKLPKVYLALVEGKVDQKTLKRMKQGIELEDGFAKPDNIRIVRYEGKNTLLEITFHEGRKHLVKRFLGAFGHKVKRLKRIAIGPIKLGKLSPGKWRELNQGELAQLFKAVGLKYVPRKRR; encoded by the coding sequence ATGATGGAAGTGAGGATAAATAAGTTCTTATCGGAAGCGGGAGTAGCGTCGCGCAGAAAAGCGGAAAAACTAATTCTGGAGGGCAGAGTAAAGGTAAACGGAGAAGTCGTAAGGAGCTTGGGAGTAAAAGTAAACCCAGAAGTGGACATAGTTGAAGTGGACGGAAAACCCGTAAAGCCCCAGAGAAAACGGTACATAATCCTGAACAAGCCCTGTTGCTATTTGACTCAGCTCGGAAGGTCCCCTGACGGGAGGAAGACTATTGAAGAGCTTATAAAGGACATACCCGAGAGGGTATTTCCTGTGGGAAGGCTTGATTACAACACTGAAGGGCTTTTGATACTAACCAACGACGGAGAGCTCGCAAACAGGATACTCCACCCGAGGTACAAACTGCCGAAGGTTTACCTCGCACTCGTTGAAGGGAAAGTAGACCAGAAAACTTTAAAGAGGATGAAGCAGGGAATAGAACTGGAGGATGGCTTTGCAAAACCCGACAACATAAGGATAGTACGCTACGAAGGGAAAAACACACTCCTTGAGATAACATTCCACGAAGGGAGGAAGCACTTAGTTAAGAGGTTTTTAGGAGCTTTCGGACATAAGGTAAAGCGTTTAAAGAGGATAGCTATCGGACCAATAAAACTCGGTAAGCTCTCTCCGGGCAAGTGGAGGGAACTTAATCAGGGGGAACTTGCCCAGCTCTTTAAAGCGGTGGGACTGAAGTACGTTCCGAGGAAGAGGAGATGA
- the cdaA gene encoding diadenylate cyclase CdaA — translation MTFLEFLKEFFSWRDILDIFGLFLFFYLFIRFLYIAKGLYILRLLIYLGILWLFAEVLSLTTLSWMFEKLWTLILFTLIVIFQPEIRRTLANIGKRTKVIKLKEYEERSIDRIVRACRFMAERQIGALIVIERQQNIEDLIEGCIYLDAYITAELIITIFYPLTPLHDGAVVIRDDRIAFASCVLPLSKNPELPKKYGTRHRAAVGITEMSDAVAIVVSEETGEISVAVEGNIEKILDHELLKDKLMELLGVKHGS, via the coding sequence ATGACGTTTCTTGAGTTTTTAAAAGAGTTCTTTTCTTGGAGAGATATCTTAGACATATTCGGTTTATTCCTATTTTTCTACCTGTTTATAAGGTTTCTTTACATAGCTAAGGGACTCTACATTCTCAGGCTTCTGATTTACTTGGGTATACTCTGGCTCTTTGCTGAAGTACTCAGCTTAACGACACTCTCCTGGATGTTTGAAAAACTCTGGACACTTATCCTCTTTACACTCATAGTCATATTCCAGCCCGAGATAAGGAGGACACTTGCAAACATAGGAAAAAGGACAAAGGTAATAAAACTAAAAGAGTACGAAGAGCGTTCAATAGACAGGATAGTAAGAGCGTGCAGGTTTATGGCGGAAAGACAGATAGGTGCTTTAATAGTAATAGAGAGACAGCAGAACATAGAGGATTTAATAGAAGGTTGTATATACCTAGACGCTTACATAACTGCTGAACTCATAATAACGATTTTCTACCCCCTCACTCCCCTTCACGACGGTGCTGTTGTTATAAGGGACGACAGGATAGCCTTTGCCTCCTGCGTTTTGCCTCTATCCAAAAACCCGGAGCTCCCCAAAAAGTACGGGACGAGACACAGGGCAGCGGTGGGGATTACCGAGATGAGTGACGCCGTGGCGATAGTGGTCTCGGAAGAAACCGGAGAAATATCCGTGGCGGTTGAAGGGAATATTGAAAAAATTCTGGATCACGAGCTTTTAAAGGACAAATTAATGGAACTCCTTGGGGTTAAACATGGCTCGTAA